The Hahella sp. HNIBRBA332 genome window below encodes:
- a CDS encoding AraC family transcriptional regulator, whose translation MMPAIPLPFVIALLLTILLFRLIRQNESALRPAMIFAAACIVLVIIGGLRWTFDVRFIRFIQPIMASTLPVIAWFCFVGAPSSMRAKHGLHLAPVVVIAAFSATWSLWRPPIDLLLAGLYFGYGAALIRMASRGPDVLPTTRFSDASHALKATRIAGCTLIISAISDLLIAGDFDLYQGAHAATIVATAQLLLLPVIVYGVVAFGRSIPAGEGGAISLTGESESVPVMPGPVADNLNENVPEPAIELVTSPEASSEQSADDQQIIQRIDQIMRQQQLFRDPDLNLNRLARRAGIPSRQISGAINRVYGRNVSQVVNEYRIEEAKRLLQETDLPVTSIFLEAGFQTKSNFNREFQRVANMTPSDYRRSVSSGE comes from the coding sequence ATGATGCCCGCTATTCCACTTCCTTTTGTCATTGCTTTGTTGCTGACGATCCTGCTTTTTCGGTTGATCAGGCAGAACGAATCAGCGCTGCGTCCGGCTATGATTTTCGCCGCAGCCTGTATTGTGTTGGTGATTATTGGCGGGCTGCGCTGGACGTTTGATGTCCGTTTTATTCGGTTTATCCAACCTATCATGGCGTCAACGTTGCCTGTCATTGCCTGGTTTTGTTTTGTCGGCGCGCCGTCGTCTATGCGCGCCAAACATGGGCTCCACTTGGCGCCGGTTGTGGTGATAGCGGCTTTCTCTGCGACTTGGTCGTTATGGCGACCGCCTATTGATCTGCTGTTGGCGGGGTTATATTTCGGTTATGGCGCGGCCTTGATTCGTATGGCTTCCCGCGGCCCGGACGTGTTGCCAACCACTCGTTTCAGTGACGCCTCCCATGCGTTGAAAGCCACGCGGATTGCCGGTTGCACGTTGATCATCTCCGCCATCAGCGATCTGTTGATCGCAGGGGATTTCGATTTATATCAGGGGGCGCATGCCGCGACGATAGTCGCCACCGCACAGTTGTTGCTTTTGCCGGTGATTGTTTACGGTGTGGTGGCGTTCGGCAGAAGTATTCCTGCAGGTGAGGGCGGCGCTATTAGCCTTACTGGTGAGAGCGAGAGTGTTCCCGTTATGCCGGGGCCAGTCGCAGATAACCTTAATGAGAACGTGCCTGAGCCAGCAATTGAGCTTGTAACATCCCCAGAGGCCAGTTCTGAGCAAAGCGCAGATGACCAGCAGATCATTCAGCGCATTGACCAGATCATGCGTCAGCAGCAACTATTTCGCGATCCGGACCTGAACCTGAATCGTCTGGCTCGAAGAGCGGGGATTCCCTCACGGCAAATTTCCGGGGCGATTAATCGGGTTTATGGGCGCAATGTTTCTCAGGTCGTCAATGAATATCGCATCGAAGAGGCCAAACGGTTGTTGCAGGAGACGGATCTACCGGTCACTAGTATTTTTCTCGAAGCCGGTTTTCAGACCAAATCGAACTTTAATCGCGAGTTCCAGCGGGTCGCCAATATGACGCCGAGCGACTATCGCCGCTCGGTTTCATCTGGCGAATAA
- a CDS encoding alpha/beta hydrolase, protein MQFDKVNWLFLAGIGNSGEQHWQRMWAHKLPNSIWLEHSEWEAPQRDLWVQEMSEAVAQLTQPTVVVSHSLGCLLLLEWASMHRCEHLVGGFLVAIPDPMSDVFPAEAKGFRSGFEHSVSIPLTVISSQDDPYGSIDYAQRCAQQWGASFTNIGPKGHINGSSNLGDWREGFELLTGFVDGIEY, encoded by the coding sequence ATGCAGTTTGATAAGGTGAACTGGTTGTTCCTGGCAGGGATAGGCAATTCCGGCGAGCAGCACTGGCAAAGGATGTGGGCGCATAAACTGCCTAACTCTATCTGGCTGGAGCATTCAGAATGGGAAGCGCCTCAGCGCGACCTGTGGGTTCAAGAGATGAGCGAGGCGGTCGCTCAGCTCACCCAGCCCACTGTAGTGGTATCGCATAGTCTGGGCTGTTTGCTACTGCTTGAATGGGCCAGTATGCATCGCTGTGAGCACTTGGTGGGCGGTTTTCTTGTTGCGATTCCCGACCCGATGAGCGACGTTTTTCCCGCCGAAGCGAAAGGTTTTCGTAGCGGCTTTGAACATTCCGTCTCCATACCTTTAACCGTCATCTCCAGCCAGGACGACCCTTACGGCTCTATCGACTATGCGCAGCGCTGCGCGCAGCAGTGGGGAGCCAGCTTTACCAATATCGGTCCCAAAGGTCACATTAACGGCAGCTCCAATCTGGGAGACTGGCGTGAGGGATTTGAGCTGCTGACAGGGTTTGTGGACGGCATTGAATATTAA
- a CDS encoding DNA helicase produces MKLTAPVHVLKGKAKALKRSQSLTMTEALDQIARAEGFRSWSLLQSKVKAFTPKTTEELLDYLHPGDLLLIGARPGLGKTTSALQLLLQAIKEGRQCFFFSLEYSKTALIEKLSALDQQFEPDHPLLKLDMSDEISSDYIVKQTKDRVTEGSLIAVDYLQLLDQNRNKPPLQQQVEDLKRYAKAKKCILVFISQIDRRFDEDERAIPTIKDVRLPNPLDMGLFNKSVFVKNGRIYT; encoded by the coding sequence ATGAAACTGACCGCTCCCGTACATGTTCTAAAAGGCAAAGCTAAAGCCCTGAAACGCTCTCAGTCCCTCACCATGACCGAAGCCTTGGATCAAATAGCCAGGGCTGAGGGCTTTAGATCCTGGAGTCTCCTGCAATCCAAGGTGAAAGCTTTCACTCCCAAAACAACAGAAGAACTTTTAGATTACCTGCATCCCGGCGATTTGCTATTAATCGGCGCCAGACCGGGTCTGGGTAAGACAACCTCGGCTCTGCAGCTTTTATTGCAAGCCATTAAAGAGGGGCGACAATGCTTCTTTTTTTCATTGGAATATTCGAAAACTGCGCTCATTGAAAAACTCTCAGCGCTTGATCAACAGTTCGAGCCTGATCATCCTTTACTAAAACTGGATATGTCTGACGAGATATCTTCGGATTACATAGTAAAGCAAACAAAGGATAGGGTTACCGAAGGCTCGCTAATTGCCGTAGATTATCTGCAACTGCTTGATCAAAATCGTAACAAGCCGCCTCTCCAGCAGCAGGTCGAAGACCTGAAACGCTACGCCAAAGCCAAAAAGTGCATCCTGGTTTTCATCTCGCAAATAGACAGACGCTTTGATGAAGATGAGCGAGCGATACCGACAATCAAGGATGTCAGGCTGCCCAACCCTTTGGATATGGGGTTATTCAATAAATCCGTGTTTGTGAAAAACGGTCGGATATATACCTAA
- a CDS encoding dual specificity protein phosphatase, with amino-acid sequence MDAKDVSDVDAVLCLKEECCDEDNTDVDVLCLPLIDGRGNDKRLFNDAVDFIHDVVSSGDRILVHCHAGRSRSVCIVARYFMMKQGITSHQALSMISAKREIYLSPGIEEILILR; translated from the coding sequence TTGGACGCGAAAGACGTATCGGACGTAGATGCTGTACTCTGCCTGAAAGAGGAGTGCTGCGACGAAGATAACACCGACGTTGATGTGCTTTGTCTGCCGTTAATTGATGGCCGTGGCAATGATAAGCGGCTTTTCAATGATGCAGTGGATTTCATCCATGACGTTGTTTCCAGCGGAGACAGGATATTGGTGCATTGCCATGCCGGGCGTTCCAGGTCTGTCTGCATTGTTGCGCGTTACTTCATGATGAAACAGGGCATAACGAGCCATCAGGCATTGAGTATGATCAGCGCCAAAAGGGAAATCTATTTGTCACCAGGCATTGAAGAGATACTAATCCTCAGGTAG
- a CDS encoding helix-turn-helix domain-containing protein, whose protein sequence is MITWKRQPEDAFVSRYIECYWFLRKDQDDIAHDSPKLNPCPEAHLIIAPPEQSYTYSLCERQLSGKGTHLKLPNTSSMTLHQAEPFAILGVKFKPGALYSIANGLAAIDDVISPPGFLAEMPDLLREDVLNNAADDAVTVGWNLDAWFKAHSHCIREDRHSRLARDALTLLANTKASELDTGLYRSLRAVQRAFVRVTGLTPKQYQIMVRLDELLLYLYQQNTESMSWADVAAIFGFTDQPHLIRYFKKLIGETPHAYRQAKNLTIDAYGDFE, encoded by the coding sequence ATGATAACTTGGAAACGCCAGCCAGAGGATGCCTTCGTATCCCGCTACATCGAGTGTTATTGGTTTCTCCGCAAAGACCAGGACGATATCGCTCATGACAGCCCCAAACTGAATCCCTGTCCAGAAGCCCATTTAATTATTGCCCCGCCGGAGCAGTCCTATACATATAGCCTTTGCGAGCGGCAGCTTTCCGGAAAAGGGACGCACCTGAAGCTTCCCAATACCAGCAGTATGACTTTACATCAGGCGGAGCCGTTCGCCATCCTGGGGGTTAAATTCAAGCCGGGCGCGCTCTATTCAATCGCCAATGGTCTCGCCGCTATTGATGACGTCATCTCTCCGCCGGGTTTTCTGGCTGAAATGCCTGATCTGCTGAGAGAGGATGTTCTCAATAACGCCGCCGACGACGCTGTAACCGTAGGCTGGAACCTGGACGCATGGTTCAAGGCGCATTCGCACTGCATCCGGGAAGATCGGCATAGCCGGCTGGCGCGAGATGCTCTGACACTGCTTGCAAACACGAAAGCGTCCGAGCTTGATACAGGGTTGTATCGTTCTTTGCGGGCGGTGCAGCGCGCTTTTGTGCGGGTGACCGGACTGACGCCGAAACAATATCAGATCATGGTGCGACTGGATGAGCTACTGTTGTATCTATACCAGCAAAATACCGAATCCATGAGCTGGGCGGATGTGGCCGCCATATTTGGCTTTACCGATCAGCCTCATCTGATTCGCTACTTCAAGAAACTGATTGGAGAGACGCCTCACGCGTACCGGCAAGCCAAAAATTTAACGATAGATGCTTATGGCGATTTTGAGTGA
- the rimJ gene encoding ribosomal protein S5-alanine N-acetyltransferase codes for MPPELQLFPGAGLLTERLSLRLASPIYAQGVLDYYTHNKAHLTPWEPAREDDFYTFSGQMQRLTDMARVMEQGYAVSLLMFPRQSDDVIGICNFSNIVRGAFQACHLGFAIAGQEQGKGLMQEALSAGIYFMFHHYGLHRIMANYRPENHRSGKLLASLGFEVEGKARSYLKINGEWTDHVLTSLINEAMT; via the coding sequence ATGCCCCCAGAATTACAGCTATTTCCCGGCGCAGGACTGCTGACAGAACGTCTTTCTCTTCGCTTGGCCTCCCCTATTTACGCCCAAGGCGTGCTCGACTACTACACGCACAACAAAGCCCATTTGACGCCCTGGGAGCCCGCTCGGGAGGACGATTTTTATACTTTCTCCGGACAAATGCAGCGACTGACGGACATGGCTCGCGTCATGGAACAAGGCTACGCAGTGAGTTTACTGATGTTCCCCCGACAATCTGACGACGTTATCGGCATCTGCAACTTCTCCAACATCGTACGCGGCGCCTTCCAGGCCTGCCATCTGGGCTTCGCCATCGCAGGCCAGGAGCAAGGCAAGGGATTGATGCAGGAGGCCTTGTCAGCGGGAATTTATTTCATGTTTCACCACTACGGACTCCACCGCATCATGGCCAACTACCGCCCGGAAAATCACCGCAGCGGCAAACTATTAGCGTCCCTGGGTTTTGAGGTGGAAGGAAAGGCCCGATCCTATCTGAAGATAAACGGCGAGTGGACGGATCATGTTTTGACTTCGTTGATTAATGAGGCGATGACGTAG
- a CDS encoding methyltransferase domain-containing protein, with product MHELVKDYYGKQLQSSSDLKTSACCDVSSVPAWLKPLLARIHPDVSARYYGCGLVCPPLLEGCRVLDLGCGSGRDVYALAQLVGPHGQVVGVDMTDEQLQVARSHQAWHAEQFGFDNVRFLQGYIEKLDELDLEPGSFDVIVSNCVINLSPDKASVLRGLHRLLKPGGEFYFSDVYADRRVPDALREDPTLYGECLGGALYWNDFLRLAHQTGFADPRLVEDRPLAITDADLAARIGAIEFYSATYRLFKIDELETACEDYGQAVIYQGSIPDHPHQFVLDKHHAIETGRVFPVCGNTWRMLSDTRFADHFLFIGDFSRHYGIFEGCGTAAPFDSASPSTSADAPCC from the coding sequence ATGCACGAACTCGTCAAAGACTACTACGGCAAACAATTGCAAAGTTCTTCTGACTTGAAAACCTCCGCCTGTTGCGATGTCAGCAGTGTTCCCGCCTGGTTGAAGCCTTTATTGGCGCGGATTCATCCGGACGTGTCCGCCCGCTATTACGGTTGCGGCCTGGTGTGCCCTCCGTTATTGGAAGGTTGCCGAGTGCTGGACCTGGGCTGCGGCTCCGGCCGCGATGTGTATGCCCTGGCTCAGTTGGTGGGTCCGCATGGACAGGTGGTCGGCGTGGATATGACGGATGAACAGTTGCAGGTCGCCCGATCTCATCAGGCCTGGCATGCGGAGCAGTTTGGATTTGATAACGTGCGCTTTTTGCAGGGTTATATTGAGAAACTGGACGAACTGGATCTTGAGCCAGGGTCTTTCGATGTTATTGTCTCCAACTGCGTCATTAATCTGTCGCCGGATAAAGCATCCGTATTGCGTGGATTGCATCGCCTGCTGAAGCCCGGCGGAGAGTTTTACTTCTCGGATGTGTACGCCGACAGACGGGTTCCCGACGCCCTGCGTGAAGACCCCACCCTCTATGGCGAGTGTCTGGGCGGCGCGCTGTACTGGAACGACTTCCTGCGACTGGCGCATCAGACCGGCTTCGCCGACCCGCGTTTAGTGGAAGACAGACCATTGGCGATAACCGACGCGGACTTGGCGGCGCGCATTGGCGCGATTGAGTTTTACTCCGCCACCTACAGGCTGTTCAAAATAGACGAACTGGAAACCGCTTGTGAAGACTACGGGCAGGCGGTCATTTATCAAGGAAGCATTCCAGATCATCCCCATCAGTTCGTGCTCGACAAACACCATGCGATAGAAACCGGTCGCGTATTCCCGGTCTGCGGCAATACCTGGCGTATGCTGAGCGACACGCGATTCGCCGATCACTTTCTGTTTATCGGCGACTTTAGCCGACACTATGGCATCTTCGAGGGATGCGGAACCGCTGCTCCATTTGACAGCGCATCGCCCTCAACCAGCGCAGACGCTCCCTGTTGCTAG
- a CDS encoding glutathione S-transferase family protein, whose translation MIKLHHLNKSRSRRIIWLLEEIGQPYSVIPYQRDKTTSLAPPELTQIHPLGKSPVIEVDDIVLPESGAITEFLIERYAAEKLAPTRDSKSFAEYLYWIHFAESSAILPLLLKLFLDMDGTETRFLHGYAQTEISKVIGHLERSLEGKDYLVDNRLTGADIMMSFILDFVQRSGAVAKYPNIQRYQGVLEKHAGYQAALEIEAKYDAA comes from the coding sequence ATGATCAAACTGCACCACCTCAACAAATCCCGCTCCCGTCGCATCATCTGGCTGCTGGAGGAAATCGGTCAGCCTTACAGCGTGATCCCCTATCAACGGGATAAAACCACTTCGCTGGCGCCGCCGGAATTGACTCAAATTCACCCTCTGGGCAAATCGCCTGTGATTGAAGTGGATGACATCGTGCTGCCGGAATCCGGCGCCATTACGGAGTTTCTGATTGAGCGCTACGCCGCGGAAAAACTGGCTCCGACGCGGGACAGCAAGTCATTCGCGGAGTACCTGTACTGGATTCATTTCGCGGAAAGTTCGGCGATTCTGCCGCTATTGCTGAAGCTGTTTCTGGATATGGACGGGACTGAAACCCGTTTTTTACATGGCTACGCACAGACGGAAATCAGCAAGGTGATCGGACATTTGGAGCGGTCTCTGGAAGGCAAGGACTATCTGGTTGATAACCGGCTCACCGGCGCGGATATCATGATGTCTTTTATTCTGGACTTTGTGCAGCGCAGCGGCGCAGTGGCCAAGTATCCCAATATTCAGCGCTATCAGGGCGTGTTGGAGAAGCATGCCGGCTATCAGGCGGCGCTGGAGATTGAGGCTAAGTACGACGCCGCTTAG
- a CDS encoding carbohydrate-binding domain-containing protein: MAFVQDNKESPRRFAARAGLFMLSALSAAMAQADVGALLWEENFDSLNPSVWNVDEGDGCPSLCGWGNQELQWYAKDNLSIEEIPAEPGNHALVIEARRQDMGGKAFTSGKITTKDAVSVRYGMIEIRMQAPEVGVGLWPAAWMLGTSTANWPAKGEIDIMEMGHSAAGRKNAGHDGAPINNYVGSNLIFYADSACVPENPSCAASTAWNTDNAYVAPTPLSNRFVTYRLYWTDSQIRFAIVDNGQEHDLYDNPIPIGGEAEEFQAPFYFLLNLAVGGNFTDAHDNGQVSAPLPGKMLVDYIRVYELDGQGEVKLGRPGPETGTFGVYTDESATTNKLEAGSSSDIYVWDQTTSGGSEAPYEGDKVISWKAKANTWFGGGIQARQPVNLSKFDEGELKFRIKIPADVSFRIGVTDTHTNQNWLDFPAFEDKYGLTRNGEWGEVSIPVSELRGELIDLRSIQYPFAILSKDGQLPGADFAFAIDDILWTGGGGPVVVDSDNDGVNDNEDMCPGTPADTPVGADGCPLEQDADGDGVEDSIDQCPNTPAGAEVDEVGCQIIVTDKIKVQAEDYSAFYDSTPGNNGGAYREDDVDIEATSDVDGGYNIGWTDANEWLEYSVTLGQGQYSLDARVASLVGNGKYAVFIDGDLVGSKTVDATGGWQQFVTQEVGSFSVERGQHTVRVELYGGELNLNWMEIRSMDVIDSDGDGVKDERDQCPGTPAGDEVDENGCTVVRTENVTVQAEDYDAYFDTTPGNQGGAHRNDDVDIEVSGDIDGGHNVGWIAGSEWLEYNVTLGAGEYDLTARVASAVGGGRFRVLVDGTEVGQGSVSNTGGWQSYRTLPIGTFSVDQGEHRVRVEASAGEFNLNWLNILTHSDADSDNDGVADNLDQCPNTPAGTQVDASGCPVGGQGDSVRVMTFNVRTEQANDPGERNWSQRKGEVVRTIQRQNPDLLGLQEPTGGQYDFIKNTLGANWGATSYRQILYRSDLYTYVDGGLIELVADVWGPRSAEWAKMRRNADGRELVFINTHWGVDGNSQQGSANILRDRLGEVNQNWGMPTVLLGDLNATPGSGPVNTLVNQTPLSSFFTGGTFNGWNVQPGPQLDHVVGSGVSAVGCALEKYREGDYPPSDHYPIACELRLQ; the protein is encoded by the coding sequence ATGGCGTTTGTACAGGACAACAAGGAATCACCACGGCGTTTCGCCGCCAGGGCCGGGCTGTTTATGTTGTCAGCGCTGTCCGCAGCCATGGCGCAGGCGGATGTCGGCGCATTGTTGTGGGAAGAAAACTTTGATTCGTTGAATCCCTCCGTCTGGAATGTCGACGAGGGCGATGGCTGTCCTAGCCTGTGCGGTTGGGGCAACCAGGAATTGCAGTGGTACGCAAAGGACAATCTGTCCATCGAAGAGATTCCCGCAGAGCCGGGCAATCATGCGCTGGTGATTGAAGCCCGCCGCCAGGACATGGGCGGTAAAGCTTTTACGTCAGGCAAAATCACCACCAAGGATGCGGTCTCCGTTCGTTACGGTATGATCGAAATCCGCATGCAGGCGCCGGAAGTCGGCGTTGGCCTGTGGCCTGCGGCCTGGATGCTAGGCACAAGCACCGCCAATTGGCCGGCCAAAGGCGAAATCGATATCATGGAAATGGGCCACAGCGCGGCGGGACGCAAGAACGCCGGGCATGACGGCGCGCCCATCAACAATTACGTTGGCTCCAACCTGATTTTCTATGCGGACTCAGCCTGCGTGCCGGAAAATCCCTCCTGCGCCGCCAGCACCGCCTGGAACACTGACAACGCCTATGTGGCGCCGACGCCGTTGAGCAATCGCTTCGTCACTTATCGTTTGTATTGGACCGATTCCCAGATCCGCTTCGCCATCGTGGATAACGGACAGGAGCATGATCTGTACGACAACCCGATTCCCATTGGCGGCGAGGCGGAAGAGTTTCAGGCTCCGTTCTACTTCCTGCTGAACCTAGCGGTGGGCGGGAATTTCACCGACGCTCACGACAACGGCCAGGTCTCAGCGCCGCTGCCGGGCAAAATGCTGGTGGATTACATCCGCGTGTATGAGCTGGATGGACAGGGTGAAGTCAAACTCGGCCGTCCTGGCCCGGAAACCGGAACCTTCGGCGTGTATACCGATGAAAGCGCCACCACCAACAAGCTGGAAGCGGGCTCTTCATCCGATATCTATGTGTGGGACCAAACCACGTCTGGCGGCTCGGAAGCGCCTTATGAAGGCGACAAAGTCATCTCCTGGAAAGCCAAGGCCAACACCTGGTTTGGCGGTGGGATTCAGGCGCGGCAACCGGTCAATTTGAGCAAGTTTGACGAAGGCGAGCTGAAATTCCGCATCAAGATTCCCGCTGACGTCTCTTTCCGCATCGGCGTGACAGACACCCATACCAACCAGAACTGGCTGGATTTCCCCGCTTTTGAAGACAAATACGGCCTGACTCGCAACGGCGAGTGGGGCGAAGTCAGCATTCCCGTTTCGGAGCTGCGCGGTGAACTGATCGACTTGCGTTCGATTCAGTATCCCTTCGCCATCCTGAGTAAAGACGGCCAGTTGCCGGGAGCGGACTTCGCTTTCGCCATTGACGATATTCTCTGGACGGGCGGTGGCGGCCCTGTGGTGGTGGACAGCGATAACGACGGCGTCAACGACAATGAAGACATGTGTCCCGGCACGCCGGCGGATACGCCAGTCGGCGCGGACGGTTGTCCTCTGGAGCAGGACGCGGACGGCGATGGCGTGGAGGACAGCATCGACCAGTGCCCCAATACCCCGGCGGGCGCTGAAGTGGATGAGGTCGGCTGTCAGATCATCGTAACCGATAAGATCAAGGTGCAGGCGGAAGATTACAGCGCTTTCTATGACAGCACCCCGGGCAACAACGGCGGCGCTTATCGTGAAGACGATGTCGATATTGAAGCGACCTCTGATGTGGACGGCGGTTACAACATCGGCTGGACCGACGCCAACGAATGGCTGGAGTACAGCGTCACTCTGGGCCAGGGACAGTACAGTCTCGACGCGCGCGTCGCCTCCCTGGTGGGCAATGGCAAATACGCAGTATTCATCGACGGTGACTTGGTTGGTTCGAAAACCGTTGACGCCACTGGCGGCTGGCAGCAGTTCGTGACGCAAGAGGTAGGCAGCTTCAGCGTCGAGCGCGGGCAGCACACAGTGCGGGTTGAGCTGTATGGCGGCGAGCTGAATCTTAACTGGATGGAGATTCGCTCCATGGATGTCATCGACAGCGATGGCGACGGGGTCAAGGACGAGCGGGATCAGTGTCCTGGCACGCCCGCTGGCGATGAGGTGGACGAGAACGGCTGTACGGTGGTGCGAACTGAAAACGTCACCGTGCAGGCGGAAGACTATGACGCCTACTTCGACACCACGCCAGGCAATCAGGGCGGCGCTCACCGTAATGACGACGTGGACATCGAAGTCAGCGGCGATATCGACGGCGGCCACAATGTGGGCTGGATCGCCGGCTCCGAATGGCTGGAGTATAACGTGACGCTGGGCGCCGGCGAGTATGACCTGACGGCGCGCGTCGCCTCCGCCGTGGGCGGCGGTCGCTTTCGCGTACTGGTGGATGGAACGGAGGTGGGACAGGGCTCTGTCTCTAACACGGGGGGCTGGCAGTCCTACCGCACGCTACCCATCGGGACCTTCTCTGTGGATCAGGGCGAGCATCGCGTGCGGGTGGAGGCGAGCGCAGGGGAATTCAATCTGAACTGGCTGAATATTCTCACCCATAGCGATGCGGACAGCGACAATGACGGCGTCGCCGATAATCTGGATCAATGCCCCAATACCCCAGCAGGAACTCAGGTCGACGCCAGCGGATGTCCTGTCGGCGGACAGGGAGACAGCGTTCGCGTGATGACGTTTAATGTGCGCACGGAACAGGCTAATGACCCCGGAGAGCGTAACTGGAGCCAGCGTAAGGGCGAGGTGGTGCGTACGATTCAGCGCCAGAACCCGGATTTGCTGGGCCTGCAGGAGCCCACTGGCGGGCAGTACGACTTCATCAAAAACACCCTGGGCGCCAATTGGGGCGCCACCAGCTACCGTCAGATTCTCTATCGCTCCGATCTATACACCTATGTGGACGGCGGTCTGATCGAGCTGGTGGCGGACGTATGGGGTCCCCGCAGTGCGGAGTGGGCGAAAATGCGCCGCAACGCCGACGGCCGTGAGCTGGTGTTCATCAATACCCACTGGGGCGTGGACGGCAATTCCCAGCAGGGCTCCGCTAATATCCTGAGAGATCGCCTGGGCGAGGTGAATCAGAACTGGGGCATGCCGACGGTGCTATTGGGTGATCTTAACGCAACTCCCGGCAGTGGGCCGGTGAATACCTTGGTGAATCAGACTCCATTGTCCAGCTTCTTCACTGGCGGCACGTTCAACGGCTGGAATGTGCAGCCCGGTCCTCAACTTGATCATGTCGTGGGTTCCGGCGTCAGTGCGGTGGGCTGTGCTTTAGAAAAATATCGTGAAGGCGACTATCCGCCTTCCGATCATTACCCGATCGCTTGCGAGCTGCGTTTGCAGTAA
- a CDS encoding DUF962 domain-containing protein, with product MKALSEHLTQYAAYHRDRRNIATHFIGIPMIVLSIATLLSRTSFELFGITATPAMIVVIASLIFYLMLDFAFALLMAVLYALTLWGAAALAAQSQMVWLSAGIGLFVVGWAFQFVGHYYEGRKPAFVDDLSGLIIGPLFVAAEACFYFGLRREILLAIEEKVGPTLMRDMNATDTNSKRLHES from the coding sequence ATGAAAGCACTGTCCGAGCATTTGACTCAGTATGCGGCTTATCATCGGGATCGCCGCAATATCGCCACCCATTTTATCGGCATTCCCATGATTGTGCTGTCCATCGCTACGCTGCTGTCGCGGACGAGCTTCGAGCTGTTCGGTATAACGGCGACGCCAGCGATGATTGTGGTGATCGCCTCGCTGATTTTTTATTTGATGTTGGATTTCGCTTTTGCGTTGTTGATGGCGGTTTTGTATGCCCTGACATTGTGGGGCGCCGCTGCGCTGGCGGCGCAATCGCAGATGGTGTGGTTGAGCGCGGGTATCGGGTTGTTTGTGGTGGGCTGGGCGTTTCAGTTCGTCGGCCATTACTATGAAGGGCGCAAGCCCGCGTTTGTGGACGACCTGAGCGGCTTGATCATCGGTCCTTTGTTCGTGGCGGCGGAAGCCTGTTTCTACTTTGGCTTGCGGCGGGAAATTCTGCTCGCCATCGAAGAAAAAGTCGGCCCTACGCTGATGCGAGACATGAACGCGACGGATACCAACAGCAAGCGTTTGCATGAATCTTGA
- a CDS encoding alpha/beta fold hydrolase: MDMMTTSEQIVSTPLGGLFVKRWRPTGADAAQAAPIVLFHDSLGSVELWRDFPMELAAATGREVIAYDRLGFGRSDPHPSHLDLSFISEEAHGAFSVLRESLRLDCFIAFGHSVGGAMAVCCATAFPDQCVALITEAAQSFVEDRTLEGIRAANLSFSQADGLERLSNYHGDKAAWVLDSWANSWLSDDFQPWNLDDILPQLRCPLLAIHGDRDEYGSTIHPRRLALLAGGPTQVNILQHCGHVPHREKTSEVLAAAQGFLEELPMS; this comes from the coding sequence ATGGACATGATGACAACGTCAGAGCAGATAGTTTCCACGCCGTTGGGCGGATTGTTTGTCAAGCGCTGGCGACCAACCGGCGCAGACGCGGCGCAGGCTGCTCCGATTGTGCTGTTTCACGATTCTCTGGGGAGTGTTGAGCTGTGGCGTGATTTCCCAATGGAATTGGCGGCAGCAACGGGGCGGGAAGTCATCGCCTATGACCGCCTAGGCTTTGGCCGTTCCGATCCGCATCCAAGCCACTTGGATCTCAGTTTTATCAGCGAAGAAGCCCATGGGGCCTTCAGCGTTTTGCGGGAAAGTCTGCGCCTGGATTGTTTTATCGCCTTTGGCCACAGCGTTGGCGGCGCCATGGCGGTGTGCTGCGCGACGGCGTTTCCTGATCAGTGCGTGGCGTTGATTACCGAGGCGGCGCAGTCGTTTGTCGAAGACCGTACGTTGGAAGGCATCCGCGCCGCCAACCTGAGCTTTTCGCAAGCAGACGGCCTGGAACGGCTGAGCAACTATCACGGCGACAAGGCGGCCTGGGTGCTGGACTCCTGGGCGAACTCCTGGCTCTCCGACGACTTCCAACCCTGGAATCTCGACGATATCCTGCCGCAATTACGATGCCCGCTTTTAGCCATCCACGGCGATAGAGACGAGTATGGCTCAACCATTCACCCGCGACGCCTCGCTCTGCTGGCTGGCGGCCCCACCCAAGTGAACATCCTGCAGCACTGCGGCCACGTCCCACATCGAGAAAAAACCAGCGAGGTGTTAGCGGCGGCGCAGGGGTTTCTTGAAGAATTGCCGATGAGCTGA